TACCTTGGATGTAAAAAGTGAGCTAAACAATGCAGGGGAGTGTTATTCTTCACCCATCGAGCCACTAAAATACGATGCACAATGTCATAAAAACAACTTATTTGAGATGTCGGATGTTTTTCTTTCTTGTAGATCTcaatcttcactttctcaatcATAGAATCCCACATCTCATACACCAAGTGCAAACATGGCTTGTCAGTGTCACAAACTCTAATCATCTCATATATAGGTCCAGTGAAACTAAGAATATATGCTACTTTGTCCCACCAATCATCACTCAAAATATATTCTTTCACAGAGTTTGCTTTCTCAGTGTCATCTAATCTATAAGAAGACCATTCTTCGCTTATGACCATAGCTTGAAGACCCCTTTTGATAAGTTTCAATCTCTTAAGCATCACAATGATGGAGACAAAGCGAGTGTCAGCAACAGAAAGCAACCTAAGAGGAGTAAACTTGGTGAAAATCGAGAGTCTCATGTTATGGTTCATGATGAAATTTTTTATTGCAAACACCTCTTCGTTATCTTCTTTTATCCAGCTGCACTGTTCATATGTTAGTTCATTTGTTTCCACATTCCTTGGTGAACAAATGTTCTTCAAAGCAAGATTAAGCGTATGAAAAACACATGGTGTCCAATAGATATGAGAAAACTGACTTTTTATAATCTCTCCAGCCGCCTTACAGTTTGCTACATTGT
The genomic region above belongs to Lactuca sativa cultivar Salinas chromosome 4, Lsat_Salinas_v11, whole genome shotgun sequence and contains:
- the LOC111888796 gene encoding uncharacterized protein LOC111888796, translating into MATSCNGPLFLKAVNCFGEVKDRFFIAELMKEFINVIGHENVVQIITDNVANCKAAGEIIKSQFSHIYWTPCVFHTLNLALKNICSPRNVETNELTYEQCSWIKEDNEEVFAIKNFIMNHNMRLSIFTKFTPLRLLSVADTRFVSIIVMLKRLKLIKRGLQAMVISEEWSSYRLDDTEKANSVKEYILSDDWWDKVAYILSFTGPIYEMIRVCDTDKPCLHLVYEMWDSMIEKVKIEIYKKEKHPTSQISCFYDIVHRILVARWVKNNTPLHCLAHFLHPRYYSDAWLMEDSTRCTPHRDEEISQERMKCFRRLFPNDDEYSRVLDEYAMFSMKNGPFEDLTSISKMATMEPKNWWVNFGAQTPFLQTLAFRLLGQPSSSSCAKRNWSTYAFIHSLKRNKLTTSRAQDLVYIHNNLRLLSRTPKDDVKMWDVGGDAFDSMEDVGFLEVADLSLDEPDFENDLIIDN